A DNA window from Halomicrobium mukohataei DSM 12286 contains the following coding sequences:
- a CDS encoding tyrosine-type recombinase/integrase codes for MSDDLMDLSPEEGIERYLRHCEPSVRDSTMRNAKTRLRFFEEWCELRDIENLNHLTGRDLADFVAWRRSDIAALTLQKQLSTIREALRYWADIEGVDDGLAEKVHAPELPDGAESRDVHIGADRAHRILDYLHEYRYASRDHVVFLILWKTAMRRSALRSLDVDDLRPDDNALVLEHRIDEGTRLKNGEDGERWVYLGPNNYQVIDDYLDNPDRYERTDDHGREPLITSMHGRPTGDTIYKWVNKLTRPCVIGGCPHDADPSDPSTCEALGTGATLSKCPSSRSPHGIRRGSITYHLNSNVSPEIVSGRCDVSLEVLYEHYDVRTNQEKMAVRKKQLEQI; via the coding sequence ATGAGCGACGATTTGATGGATCTCTCGCCGGAGGAGGGCATCGAACGGTACCTCCGGCACTGCGAGCCGTCCGTGCGCGACTCGACCATGCGCAACGCGAAAACCCGGCTCCGGTTCTTCGAGGAGTGGTGCGAGCTGCGGGACATCGAGAACCTGAACCACCTGACCGGCCGTGATCTAGCCGACTTCGTGGCGTGGCGCCGGTCCGACATCGCGGCACTGACGCTGCAGAAGCAACTCTCGACGATCCGTGAAGCCCTGCGGTACTGGGCCGACATCGAGGGCGTTGACGATGGGCTGGCCGAGAAGGTCCACGCGCCCGAGCTGCCCGACGGCGCAGAGAGTCGGGATGTCCACATCGGGGCAGATCGCGCACACCGGATTCTCGACTACCTCCACGAGTACCGCTACGCGAGCCGGGATCACGTCGTCTTCCTGATCCTGTGGAAGACAGCAATGCGTCGGTCCGCCCTCCGATCGCTGGACGTCGACGACCTCCGCCCCGACGACAATGCGCTCGTGTTGGAACACCGAATCGACGAGGGCACGCGACTCAAGAACGGGGAAGACGGCGAGCGCTGGGTCTACCTCGGTCCGAACAACTACCAGGTTATCGACGACTACCTCGACAACCCCGACCGCTACGAGCGCACTGACGACCACGGTCGGGAGCCGCTCATTACGTCGATGCACGGCCGGCCCACGGGAGATACGATCTACAAGTGGGTGAACAAGCTCACCCGGCCCTGCGTGATCGGCGGGTGTCCCCACGACGCCGACCCATCGGACCCGTCCACCTGCGAAGCCCTCGGGACCGGAGCAACCCTCAGCAAGTGCCCGTCGTCTCGATCACCCCACGGCATCCGCCGTGGCAGTATCACGTACCACCTGAACAGCAACGTCTCTCCGGAGATTGTTAGCGGGCGTTGTGACGTGTCGCTGGAAGTGCTCTACGAGCACTACGACGTTCGAACGAATCAGGAGAAGATGGCGGTTCGAAAGAAGC
- a CDS encoding DUF4199 domain-containing protein yields the protein MSLKYLFTPIGFLIHLFYALGLLILPFAFIYTILGPGIVVAFIISVIIAVILAAIQYFYKKYSRFNDGSKDISSTRRSILIGSVGTLSLGAVIFAVKNSTHSIGDTQEIGGLEITVTRAYTTGSIETGEGEVVPMDLTGDNVTEDLTQFVVILVDVDQTEDATAYNDRVSETSLLHNGSVYFEGQPVVVEEQGVNSIINEVKVEDRFLTRFGGSADRDYESDLQVVTFPIESSDLSNYGLKMERNGHSSFDSSRRWQLTPEE from the coding sequence ATGTCACTGAAGTATTTATTCACTCCAATCGGATTTCTCATCCATCTCTTCTATGCCTTAGGACTCCTAATTCTGCCTTTTGCGTTTATTTACACAATATTAGGACCAGGCATTGTAGTCGCATTTATAATCTCTGTGATTATTGCAGTTATCTTGGCCGCGATTCAATATTTTTATAAAAAATATAGTCGTTTTAATGATGGGTCCAAAGATATTAGCTCAACACGTCGAAGTATACTGATTGGTTCGGTAGGCACTCTAAGCCTGGGGGCAGTGATTTTCGCGGTCAAAAATTCAACTCATTCAATAGGAGACACACAAGAGATCGGTGGCTTGGAGATTACTGTTACAAGGGCGTATACTACGGGATCAATCGAAACAGGCGAGGGAGAAGTTGTTCCTATGGATTTGACAGGAGACAACGTTACAGAAGATCTGACACAATTTGTGGTAATTCTAGTTGATGTGGATCAGACAGAAGACGCAACAGCATATAACGACCGAGTGAGTGAGACAAGTCTACTGCACAATGGATCTGTGTATTTTGAGGGCCAACCAGTGGTTGTTGAAGAGCAAGGAGTCAACAGTATTATAAATGAAGTAAAGGTTGAAGATAGATTCTTAACCAGATTTGGCGGATCTGCTGACAGAGACTATGAATCAGACCTACAGGTAGTGACATTTCCGATCGAATCTTCAGATCTCTCCAATTATGGATTGAAAATGGAAAGAAACGGCCACAGTTCGTTCGATAGTTCTAGAAGATGGCAACTAACGCCCGAGGAGTAG
- a CDS encoding Cdc6/Cdc18 family protein encodes MITDSAVFEDEQLPRRLLHREAAVDHLSRAWEPALDGEQAHDVLIHGPSGVGKTSLARFALQKLTRHADIHSAHVESLGKSTAGVVRSILHDLPGSDPATNTPREDLCIELRERVDQPTIVILDEADDLPATDALDRLADVDGLSVVAICHDKEQWLSQLDNQLRRRLLLKELALDRFGVNELADILEARARRGLPSGVVTREQLEEIADEVAGVARKGIQSLRQAALLAEERDHSEIGADDVADSYERAQRYILEQNLESLPFHHQLLYELIRVGSGLKAGELHDRYEAVAEEVYHGRGLTPISERSRRLKLSKLEDYELIEVEGENRHRKYSVTETDIELSFSLNLIV; translated from the coding sequence ATGATCACGGACTCCGCTGTTTTCGAAGACGAGCAGTTGCCGCGTCGCCTCCTCCATCGTGAAGCCGCCGTCGACCACCTGTCCCGTGCGTGGGAGCCGGCCCTCGATGGCGAGCAGGCCCACGACGTACTGATTCACGGCCCCTCCGGTGTCGGGAAAACGTCGCTCGCCCGCTTCGCCCTCCAGAAGCTCACCAGGCACGCAGACATCCACTCGGCTCACGTCGAGAGCCTCGGCAAGAGCACGGCCGGCGTCGTTCGATCGATCCTCCACGATCTCCCCGGCAGTGACCCGGCGACGAACACACCACGCGAAGATCTGTGCATCGAGCTACGCGAGCGCGTCGACCAGCCGACGATCGTCATCCTCGACGAGGCCGACGACTTGCCGGCCACCGACGCCCTGGACCGGCTGGCCGACGTAGACGGGCTGTCGGTCGTCGCGATCTGCCACGACAAAGAGCAGTGGCTCTCGCAGCTGGACAATCAACTCCGTCGACGACTGTTGCTGAAAGAGCTGGCACTCGACCGCTTCGGCGTGAACGAACTGGCGGACATCCTCGAAGCACGAGCGCGCCGTGGGCTACCGTCCGGTGTGGTCACGCGCGAGCAGTTGGAGGAGATCGCCGACGAAGTGGCCGGCGTCGCTCGGAAGGGCATTCAGTCGTTGCGGCAGGCGGCGCTGCTGGCCGAGGAACGGGATCACAGCGAGATCGGGGCCGACGATGTGGCGGATTCCTACGAGCGGGCACAGCGGTATATTCTGGAGCAAAATCTGGAGTCGCTACCGTTCCACCATCAGCTACTGTACGAGCTGATTCGTGTGGGCAGTGGACTGAAAGCTGGGGAGTTGCACGACCGCTACGAGGCGGTTGCGGAGGAGGTATATCATGGGCGTGGGCTGACGCCGATCTCGGAACGGTCGAGGCGGCTGAAGCTCTCGAAGCTGGAGGATTACGAGTTGATCGAAGTGGAAGGTGAGAATCGACATCGTAAATATTCAGTCACTGAAACCGATATTGAACTTTCATTTAGCCTAAATCTGATCGTCTGA
- a CDS encoding HhH-GPD family protein: protein MGLRLPFGKTEVSAEEIDSLVDRDLAVEHAKTGNVNQPEERIQEFIETVPELLSWLEANGRVYLWRETTDPWKVYLAEILLQRTRGNAVEKIYDDVLRQFPDPETLVEATEGEIEDVVRSLGFVNHRTRTLTEVGEIFTEDFGGEVPGSLDKLKRPWRVGDYSARATQLFAREQPMALVDSNFARVIGRVLGYEMPSQPHKSDDVYALMEALTPDDPDLARSFNLAILDLGALVCTSEDPDCPSCPLNSACSYYESEQGRPD from the coding sequence ATGGGTCTCAGATTGCCGTTCGGTAAAACAGAGGTTTCGGCAGAAGAAATAGACTCACTGGTCGATAGAGATCTGGCTGTAGAACATGCAAAAACAGGCAATGTAAATCAGCCAGAAGAGAGGATTCAGGAGTTCATTGAGACAGTACCTGAACTGTTGAGCTGGCTCGAAGCCAACGGCAGAGTCTATCTCTGGAGAGAGACAACGGACCCATGGAAAGTATATCTCGCCGAAATTCTACTCCAGCGTACCCGCGGTAATGCTGTAGAGAAGATATACGATGACGTTCTCCGCCAGTTTCCGGATCCCGAAACGCTGGTAGAGGCTACGGAAGGGGAAATTGAAGATGTGGTCCGATCACTTGGTTTCGTCAATCACAGAACACGGACTCTGACAGAAGTGGGAGAGATATTCACAGAAGACTTCGGTGGTGAGGTACCCGGTTCTCTAGATAAGCTGAAACGCCCGTGGAGAGTTGGAGACTACTCGGCCCGGGCAACCCAGTTGTTTGCCCGGGAGCAGCCAATGGCACTTGTCGACTCGAACTTTGCACGAGTCATTGGAAGAGTTCTGGGATACGAGATGCCATCACAGCCACACAAGAGCGACGACGTATATGCCCTCATGGAGGCTCTCACTCCAGACGATCCAGATCTCGCGCGAAGCTTCAATCTCGCTATTCTGGATCTCGGAGCCCTCGTCTGTACTTCAGAAGATCCAGACTGTCCCTCGTGTCCGCTAAATTCTGCCTGCAGTTATTACGAATCAGAGCAGGGAAGACCAGACTAG
- a CDS encoding helix-turn-helix domain-containing protein: protein MDVEEYSWVKASEYREKLLLAMDEKPRTPKELSEITDYYLSHVSNVLSDLDSHGLAECITPEKKKGRLWTSTEKGDELIEDLKR from the coding sequence ATGGACGTTGAGGAATACTCGTGGGTGAAGGCGAGTGAGTACCGGGAGAAGCTCCTTCTCGCCATGGACGAGAAACCCCGAACTCCAAAGGAACTCTCCGAAATAACAGACTACTATCTGAGCCATGTGAGCAATGTTCTATCTGATCTCGATAGTCACGGCCTCGCTGAGTGTATAACACCAGAAAAAAAGAAAGGACGCCTATGGACTTCTACGGAGAAGGGTGACGAACTGATCGAGGACCTGAAGCGATAG
- a CDS encoding DNA cytosine methyltransferase encodes MSEERLTAIDLFCGAGGLSQGLHDAGFETLWGIDHEENTKPTYEANHDCEMTVGDIREEEPPDLGLEEGELDLVAGGPPCPTFSLVGRSKINSIEGRDNQSDDRHLLYEDFLRFVDHYQPKAFLMENVEGMLSAENEDGKPVVDTIKEQMRGEREVADLDLDLNYSVRVQLLDSADYGIPQHRKRLFFIGNRIGEENPDMTEWETHRKPKNEEEKKIKYKEDPSERSEEDQSTLHGFVDEDGTEEFPAFRKNRQSKEPWNTVADGILDLPPVSPSGDTPPTKAEEYEIGPVSEFQYWARNLSEEQDWEDQPLLNHECRGHNMRDLTLYKLLGEGTSYIIGDIPEEHQPYRTDIFPDKLKKQNPKEPATTIVAHLYKDGHMFIHPNEARSITVREAARLQSFKDTFEFPVSRTHAFKQVGNAVPPLLAQALATAIRTEIFHSPVERTEPREAY; translated from the coding sequence ATGAGCGAAGAACGGCTTACAGCTATCGACCTGTTCTGTGGAGCCGGCGGACTTTCTCAGGGGCTTCACGATGCGGGATTTGAGACACTCTGGGGCATTGATCACGAGGAGAATACCAAGCCAACGTACGAGGCAAACCACGACTGTGAGATGACGGTCGGAGATATCCGGGAAGAAGAACCACCGGATCTCGGACTGGAGGAGGGAGAACTCGATCTCGTCGCAGGTGGGCCGCCCTGTCCGACGTTTTCACTTGTGGGCCGGAGCAAAATCAATTCTATCGAGGGCCGGGACAACCAGAGCGACGATCGTCATCTACTGTACGAAGACTTCCTCCGTTTCGTAGATCACTACCAGCCCAAAGCCTTCCTGATGGAGAACGTCGAAGGGATGCTCTCGGCAGAAAATGAAGACGGAAAGCCGGTCGTCGATACCATCAAGGAACAGATGCGTGGAGAGCGAGAAGTTGCAGATCTTGACCTCGATCTAAATTACAGTGTTCGAGTCCAGCTGCTGGATTCAGCAGACTACGGGATCCCCCAGCACAGAAAACGTCTCTTCTTCATCGGTAACCGTATCGGCGAAGAGAATCCGGACATGACTGAGTGGGAAACCCACCGGAAGCCGAAGAACGAGGAAGAGAAGAAAATCAAATACAAGGAAGACCCATCAGAGCGATCTGAGGAAGACCAGTCCACATTGCACGGGTTTGTGGATGAAGATGGGACCGAAGAGTTCCCTGCCTTCCGCAAAAACAGACAGAGCAAGGAGCCATGGAACACAGTAGCTGATGGCATTCTCGATCTTCCTCCTGTTTCCCCCAGTGGAGATACACCACCGACCAAAGCAGAAGAATACGAGATTGGTCCCGTCTCAGAATTCCAGTACTGGGCACGGAATCTCAGCGAGGAACAGGACTGGGAAGATCAGCCCCTTCTAAATCACGAGTGCCGGGGACACAACATGCGTGACCTCACCCTCTACAAGCTCCTCGGGGAGGGTACCTCGTACATCATCGGAGACATCCCAGAAGAGCACCAGCCGTATCGGACCGACATCTTCCCGGACAAGCTAAAGAAGCAGAACCCGAAAGAACCTGCAACAACGATTGTGGCCCATCTCTACAAGGACGGGCATATGTTCATCCACCCGAACGAGGCTCGATCGATTACGGTGCGGGAAGCTGCTCGACTTCAGTCTTTCAAAGACACCTTCGAGTTCCCGGTCTCACGTACACACGCATTCAAACAGGTCGGTAATGCCGTCCCACCACTTCTGGCACAGGCTTTAGCCACTGCTATCCGAACAGAAATCTTCCATTCCCCAGTAGAGAGAACTGAACCTCGAGAGGCTTATTAA
- a CDS encoding PDDEXK family nuclease, with product MADYSGDPSEFKVYWFARDLIASSYGSYAKKEKPTLKQLSTRLGEELEDERFSGDSSLDRQKRIIRDTITDSVNKTYAGDVSKRYRQTEDLVERILRRIDTEDDIREFRIAIDAVVRTSEILETTPSFGKSEIIKIVDETLQTESGTLDPARTYDALFNVDFEGEAYQLGAQREPLIDYIYEKMADLRSDPQIEEKEVARIVSGIVQEYERRAGQSRASTAGNVLETGLQYIFDQFGIPATGDPAHFGDLEIDNMVEGPEGSIGFSCKRTLRERFRQSLSREAEIGVDEVWFVSLLMADVSREKVQDISNDGSRIYVPRDSFVWNRYKDDSDLSYTLRPADEFIEDIVEFTGLTDNT from the coding sequence ATGGCAGATTATTCCGGAGATCCCTCCGAGTTCAAGGTGTACTGGTTTGCGCGAGATCTCATCGCCTCCAGTTACGGGAGTTACGCCAAAAAAGAGAAGCCAACACTCAAGCAGCTTTCAACACGGCTGGGTGAGGAACTCGAAGACGAACGGTTCAGTGGCGATTCATCTCTCGACCGGCAAAAGCGCATAATACGGGATACGATCACGGATTCTGTCAATAAGACGTATGCCGGTGACGTCTCAAAACGATACAGACAAACCGAAGATCTCGTTGAGCGGATCCTTCGACGGATCGACACAGAGGATGACATCCGCGAATTTCGAATTGCGATAGATGCAGTGGTCCGAACCAGTGAGATTCTGGAAACTACGCCGAGCTTCGGCAAGTCAGAGATCATCAAAATAGTCGATGAAACCCTCCAGACAGAATCTGGGACCCTAGATCCGGCCAGAACCTACGATGCCCTGTTCAACGTTGACTTCGAGGGAGAGGCCTACCAGCTCGGTGCCCAGCGGGAGCCGCTCATTGATTACATCTATGAGAAGATGGCAGATCTCCGGTCGGACCCACAGATCGAGGAAAAAGAAGTAGCGAGGATTGTCTCTGGCATTGTTCAGGAATACGAACGTCGTGCGGGACAGAGTCGAGCATCTACGGCAGGGAACGTGCTTGAGACCGGTCTGCAGTACATCTTCGATCAGTTTGGAATTCCCGCCACAGGCGATCCTGCTCATTTCGGAGATCTCGAAATAGACAACATGGTCGAAGGACCAGAGGGCAGCATTGGATTCTCCTGCAAACGAACTCTCCGAGAGCGATTTCGCCAGAGTCTCTCACGGGAAGCCGAGATAGGGGTTGACGAGGTCTGGTTCGTTTCGCTACTCATGGCAGACGTTTCCAGAGAGAAAGTACAGGACATCAGCAATGACGGCAGCAGAATCTATGTACCGCGAGACTCTTTCGTCTGGAATCGCTATAAAGACGACTCAGATCTCTCGTATACACTCCGTCCAGCAGACGAGTTTATCGAGGACATTGTAGAATTCACGGGACTCACCGACAATACCTGA
- a CDS encoding DUF7386 family protein: protein MTRRTSLKITDERQRLLDKASAIVASAPHDDPPMSDVLDAALTHLVESKENIDSARGELDPETIQRFNTSVIGLRYRTSVESRWR, encoded by the coding sequence ATGACTCGACGCACCAGCCTGAAGATCACCGACGAACGGCAGCGACTCCTCGACAAAGCCAGCGCGATCGTCGCCAGCGCCCCTCACGACGACCCACCGATGTCCGACGTGTTGGATGCGGCGCTGACCCACCTCGTCGAGAGCAAGGAGAACATCGACAGCGCGCGTGGGGAGCTGGACCCCGAGACGATCCAGCGGTTCAACACGAGCGTGATCGGGTTACGCTATCGGACGAGCGTGGAAAGTCGTTGGCGCTAA
- a CDS encoding phosphate signaling complex PhoU family protein translates to MRDRQTITRRGLIKTVGGTAAVGAGLSATNGTAIDPVGEADAIACGGACLVAVGIAGAAAVGMVTGAVAAHHLGQKRQDELSGSEETADLHANLRSRLTALKAANNSVLTGVQNRIKDARNVAWPEAKKEAIKAFNNGDDKSAVKTAGKDPVDAHYVTIQQNILNRGTEWANTIQYITDLHESDSGLSQPDGGTPAFRITSEHNYDGSSRQVTLSPHEFSMLETTTTLVDGQSFTHKIIRANESDNSTPNFQHEVDLDPTGITGRITDGSSSWAGVASATVDPVETGSTATWLNLGAWDSAWSAIVDDHSQMVSNIQTFVETLFENHSPGDIDVSEYIDATTLASEFATDYENTGYRAYAAAEAAVAGIPGSMDQSMQIRLEDSGIEVRGSVWTEWRPYDGSSTATTTETATETATETATTTETEPANSAFEVGTTYDPSNTNKLVLMSYEFQGEGWIQGSDVFVKDDSDNWTQDTNITSADGWTALDGEKIQTGYGELQQPFTILSAQDTETGEDVDVVGTESRNHQTAEVDLTEEQLQMILDYRKTVRNNDSPGGGGGGAGFLGGGSIDPTVAGLVAAGLVGLGLLSR, encoded by the coding sequence ATGAGAGACCGACAGACGATCACCCGGCGCGGGCTGATAAAGACCGTCGGCGGGACGGCCGCCGTCGGGGCCGGGCTCAGTGCCACCAACGGCACGGCCATCGATCCCGTCGGAGAGGCTGACGCCATCGCGTGTGGCGGTGCTTGTCTCGTCGCGGTCGGCATTGCAGGAGCGGCCGCCGTCGGCATGGTCACTGGTGCGGTTGCCGCGCATCATCTCGGACAAAAGCGTCAGGACGAACTCAGCGGGAGCGAGGAGACTGCCGACCTGCACGCCAATCTTCGCAGCCGACTCACAGCCCTTAAGGCCGCCAACAACAGCGTTCTCACGGGCGTGCAGAACCGCATCAAAGACGCCCGAAACGTCGCCTGGCCCGAGGCGAAGAAGGAGGCCATCAAGGCGTTCAACAATGGGGACGACAAGAGCGCAGTCAAGACCGCCGGCAAAGACCCTGTCGACGCGCACTATGTCACCATCCAGCAGAACATCCTGAACCGCGGGACCGAGTGGGCTAACACTATCCAGTACATCACTGACCTGCACGAGTCCGACTCCGGGCTGTCTCAGCCCGACGGCGGCACCCCGGCGTTCCGCATCACGTCAGAACACAACTACGATGGCTCGTCCCGACAAGTCACCCTGTCGCCACACGAGTTTTCGATGCTGGAGACGACGACAACCCTCGTCGACGGCCAGTCGTTCACGCACAAAATCATCCGGGCTAACGAGTCCGACAACAGCACACCGAATTTCCAACACGAAGTCGACCTCGACCCGACCGGTATCACCGGTCGCATCACCGACGGTTCCTCGTCCTGGGCTGGTGTCGCCTCGGCTACCGTCGATCCGGTCGAGACTGGCTCGACGGCCACCTGGCTGAACCTCGGTGCCTGGGACTCCGCCTGGTCGGCCATCGTCGACGACCACAGCCAGATGGTGAGCAATATCCAGACGTTCGTCGAAACGCTGTTCGAGAACCACAGCCCCGGCGACATCGACGTGAGCGAATACATCGACGCGACCACCCTCGCTAGCGAGTTTGCAACCGACTACGAGAATACCGGATACCGCGCCTACGCGGCCGCTGAGGCCGCAGTCGCAGGGATTCCGGGCAGCATGGACCAATCCATGCAGATCCGTCTCGAAGACTCTGGCATTGAGGTGCGCGGATCGGTCTGGACCGAGTGGCGTCCCTACGACGGATCGTCGACGGCCACCACGACCGAGACCGCAACCGAGACTGCGACCGAGACCGCGACCACGACCGAGACCGAGCCGGCGAACTCGGCCTTCGAAGTCGGCACTACCTACGACCCCAGCAACACGAACAAACTGGTGTTGATGAGCTACGAGTTCCAGGGCGAAGGCTGGATTCAGGGCTCCGATGTGTTCGTGAAAGACGACTCCGACAACTGGACGCAGGACACCAATATTACCAGCGCCGACGGATGGACCGCCCTCGACGGCGAGAAGATCCAAACCGGGTACGGCGAACTGCAACAGCCGTTCACTATCCTCTCGGCACAGGATACTGAGACCGGTGAGGACGTGGACGTGGTCGGGACCGAATCACGCAATCATCAGACGGCTGAGGTGGATCTGACCGAGGAACAACTGCAAATGATCCTCGACTATCGCAAGACGGTGCGTAACAACGACAGCCCTGGCGGTGGAGGCGGCGGGGCCGGCTTCCTCGGCGGTGGCTCAATCGATCCAACAGTTGCCGGCCTCGTCGCGGCCGGGTTGGTTGGCCTCGGTCTCCTTAGTAGGTGA
- a CDS encoding DUF7845 domain-containing protein has translation MSRYLKCAPHEGDVRFTVGVHPDPAVQDHGLAPYYAMHSLMKEWGDRWQTQGKPTRDIGFNGQQWATAFDYSKSGLDPWDNPSFEIEEVREFQFYFVAKDSPHYSGEPADQDPRIKGGTITVRPRWPNLTSDGKPVSVPDYGEPYIDVQVQASNIPHEKYLTLVQRVIDAYGISSRYFDQPHPDSHVSDLAYYVRLYRDASGPLYAPDGPIARCHTLIQGDRSGYRKHVEDNTKLPGYYVTATVEDEKADELVRGHGLGKELKHYYPNHPDEYEPGDAPYHPKFEVSYQTSRTDDTVRWSDLDDARRELEETILNCLEWTGIATTADSGAFVEFDPYWSVEDTTEARKLVKCPLPEIEDEQEHRVMHLWGDMSRADRDVTELLLTDGGKVSPQEAAEQTGYTYRTIRTVIDRLEGLIHHTYGEMELESKKIQQELLKRVRAAGERFEQSVGSAVMDLADAAEEQEKTRWSRLRREYAITVREGDDCRKLLQMGYQPEDRAEAREIMREVKTAYTQFVENNVYGVHVVVTYADGARDRFRDLRNVFQGQRSGEYITREQQERRNEGFNFEAWKAAGCPPADEWSGG, from the coding sequence ATGTCGCGGTACCTCAAGTGCGCCCCGCACGAGGGCGACGTGCGCTTTACCGTCGGCGTGCATCCCGATCCAGCCGTTCAGGACCACGGGCTGGCACCCTACTATGCGATGCACTCCCTGATGAAAGAGTGGGGCGACCGCTGGCAAACCCAGGGGAAACCGACCCGTGACATCGGATTCAACGGCCAGCAGTGGGCGACGGCCTTCGACTATTCGAAGAGCGGGCTGGACCCGTGGGACAACCCCAGCTTCGAGATCGAGGAAGTTCGCGAGTTCCAGTTCTACTTCGTCGCCAAGGACTCGCCCCACTACTCCGGCGAGCCCGCCGACCAGGACCCACGGATCAAAGGCGGGACGATCACCGTCCGCCCCCGCTGGCCGAACCTTACGTCCGACGGCAAACCCGTCTCGGTCCCCGACTACGGTGAGCCCTACATCGACGTGCAGGTTCAGGCTTCGAACATTCCTCACGAGAAGTACCTCACACTGGTCCAGCGCGTGATAGATGCCTACGGCATCTCATCGCGCTACTTCGACCAGCCCCACCCGGACAGCCACGTGAGCGACCTGGCCTACTACGTCCGACTGTACCGCGACGCCAGCGGCCCGCTGTACGCCCCGGATGGCCCGATCGCTCGGTGCCACACACTCATTCAGGGTGATCGAAGCGGGTACCGGAAACACGTCGAAGACAACACGAAGCTTCCCGGCTACTACGTCACTGCCACCGTCGAAGACGAGAAGGCCGACGAGCTGGTCCGTGGACATGGGCTCGGCAAGGAGTTGAAACACTACTACCCGAACCACCCCGACGAGTACGAACCCGGTGACGCGCCGTACCATCCGAAATTCGAGGTGTCCTACCAGACGAGTCGTACCGACGACACCGTTCGGTGGAGCGACCTCGACGACGCTCGGCGTGAGCTGGAAGAGACGATCCTCAACTGTCTGGAGTGGACCGGCATCGCCACCACTGCCGACAGCGGTGCATTCGTCGAGTTTGATCCGTACTGGTCGGTCGAAGACACCACAGAAGCCCGGAAGCTCGTCAAGTGCCCGCTGCCGGAGATCGAAGACGAGCAGGAGCATCGCGTGATGCACCTGTGGGGCGACATGAGCCGGGCCGACCGGGACGTGACCGAGCTGCTACTCACCGACGGTGGGAAGGTCTCGCCACAGGAAGCGGCCGAGCAGACGGGCTACACCTACCGGACGATTCGCACGGTGATCGACCGCCTGGAAGGGTTGATCCACCACACCTACGGTGAGATGGAACTGGAGTCGAAGAAGATCCAGCAGGAGCTACTCAAGCGCGTCAGGGCAGCCGGTGAGCGCTTCGAGCAGTCTGTCGGCAGCGCTGTGATGGATCTGGCCGACGCCGCAGAGGAGCAGGAGAAGACCCGCTGGAGTCGACTCCGGCGCGAGTACGCGATCACCGTCCGCGAGGGCGACGACTGCCGAAAGCTCCTCCAGATGGGCTACCAGCCAGAGGATCGAGCAGAAGCCCGCGAGATCATGCGCGAAGTGAAGACGGCGTACACGCAGTTTGTCGAGAACAACGTCTACGGTGTCCACGTCGTCGTCACCTACGCCGACGGTGCGCGTGATCGCTTCCGAGACCTACGGAACGTGTTCCAGGGCCAACGGAGCGGCGAGTACATCACCAGAGAGCAGCAGGAACGCCGGAACGAGGGTTTCAACTTCGAAGCCTGGAAGGCTGCCGGGTGTCCGCCCGCCGATGAGTGGTCCGGGGGGTAG
- a CDS encoding helix-turn-helix domain-containing protein produces the protein MTYQSNLFEYEKDLSPLSDAEREVYEAVEQDGYGVREYARKTGRSPGTVGNLLRRARRRLGGGAA, from the coding sequence GTGACCTACCAGTCCAACCTCTTCGAGTACGAAAAGGACCTGTCGCCACTCTCTGACGCCGAGCGAGAGGTGTATGAAGCCGTCGAGCAGGACGGCTATGGGGTTCGCGAGTACGCGCGGAAGACGGGACGATCGCCTGGTACTGTAGGCAATTTGCTCCGACGGGCTCGTCGACGGTTGGGGGGTGGCGCAGCATGA